In Streptomyces sp. NBC_00878, a single window of DNA contains:
- a CDS encoding Dabb family protein — MIRHLVLLKLNEGVERDDPRVVEGVAAFRALGGQIPELKFWECEWNITDRPVAYDFAINSAVEDTDALKRYIEHPAHQAGVALWREFATWVIADYEF, encoded by the coding sequence GTGATCCGCCACCTGGTCCTGCTCAAGCTCAACGAGGGTGTCGAGCGCGACGACCCGCGCGTCGTCGAGGGCGTCGCCGCCTTCCGCGCCCTCGGCGGACAGATCCCCGAACTGAAGTTCTGGGAGTGCGAGTGGAACATCACCGACCGGCCCGTCGCGTACGACTTCGCGATCAACTCGGCGGTCGAGGACACGGACGCGCTCAAGCGGTACATCGAGCACCCGGCCCACCAGGCGGGCGTCGCACTGTGGCGGGAGTTCGCCACGTGGGTGATCGCCGACTACGAGTTCTGA